A region from the Actinoplanes sp. OR16 genome encodes:
- a CDS encoding dihydrofolate reductase family protein, with product MAKVISTLFISADGVAEIDPAWHFPYFDENMGRAVTEDYETADTLLLGRETYDSFAGAWPDREAAGGEDAPFAKQIGDLRKVVASRQNLEFTWRNSELISGDLTDAVRGLKADPETKGVLIPGSISVVQQLLAAGLVDELRLLIHPVAARKGRRLFDDGDTAYHLKVVSTEAFPTGVIRVVYAPAEAPAPAGYEDTEGQV from the coding sequence ATGGCGAAGGTCATCTCCACCCTGTTCATCTCGGCCGACGGCGTGGCCGAAATCGATCCGGCCTGGCACTTTCCGTACTTCGACGAGAACATGGGCCGCGCGGTCACCGAGGACTACGAGACCGCCGACACGCTGCTGCTCGGACGCGAGACCTACGACAGCTTCGCCGGCGCCTGGCCCGACCGTGAGGCCGCCGGCGGTGAGGACGCCCCGTTCGCGAAGCAGATCGGCGACCTCCGCAAGGTCGTCGCCTCCCGCCAGAACCTGGAGTTCACCTGGCGGAACTCCGAGCTGATCAGCGGTGACCTGACCGACGCCGTCCGCGGCCTCAAGGCCGACCCGGAGACCAAGGGCGTCCTCATCCCCGGATCGATCTCGGTCGTGCAGCAGCTCCTCGCCGCCGGCCTCGTCGACGAACTCCGCCTGCTGATCCACCCGGTCGCCGCCCGCAAGGGCCGCCGCCTCTTCGACGACGGCGACACCGCGTACCACCTGAAGGTCGTCTCCACCGAGGCGTTCCCGACCGGCGTCATCCGGGTCGTCTACGCCCCCGCCGAGGCGCCCGCGCCCGCCGGCTACGAGGACACCGAGGGCCAGGTCTAA
- a CDS encoding TetR/AcrR family transcriptional regulator → MAHGTRTTALSRERIVEAAVEILDASGESGLTFRTLSAALKTGAGAIYWHVANKGELLAAATDAVIHSALTDVGGTPAERIRGLAISVFDAVDAHPWVGEQMSRLAAQPTTLHVFERIGRQIQELGVPAAAQFNSASALLNYILGVAAQNAALAQSVAEGTDRDDVLTSFSVDTPFLRSVAGELRSHDDREQFLAGIDLILAGIAVSSSGTPQAP, encoded by the coding sequence ATGGCACATGGGACGCGCACCACAGCCCTGTCGCGGGAGCGCATCGTCGAGGCGGCCGTCGAGATCCTCGACGCGTCCGGCGAGAGCGGCCTGACGTTCCGCACACTGAGCGCGGCGCTGAAGACCGGGGCCGGGGCGATCTACTGGCATGTGGCGAACAAAGGCGAGCTGCTCGCGGCCGCCACCGACGCCGTCATCCACTCCGCCTTGACCGATGTCGGCGGGACTCCGGCCGAGCGCATCCGCGGGCTGGCGATCAGCGTCTTCGATGCCGTCGACGCGCATCCGTGGGTCGGCGAGCAGATGTCCCGCCTCGCCGCGCAGCCCACGACCCTGCACGTCTTCGAACGGATCGGGCGGCAGATCCAGGAGCTCGGCGTACCGGCGGCGGCCCAGTTCAACAGCGCTTCCGCACTGCTCAACTACATTCTCGGCGTCGCCGCGCAGAACGCCGCTCTCGCCCAGTCGGTCGCCGAGGGAACCGATCGCGACGACGTCCTCACATCGTTCAGCGTCGACACCCCCTTCCTGCGCAGCGTCGCCGGGGAATTGCGCTCGCACGACGATCGGGAACAGTTCCTCGCCGGCATCGATCTGATCCTTGCCGGGATTGCGGTCTCCTCTTCCGGTACGCCGCAAGCACCGTGA
- a CDS encoding MFS transporter encodes MSAAVLDARPTSLRAVWPAILGLSVVFLVEMLDNSILSVALPTIARELRAGATDLQWITSGYSLLFGGLMIAFGAIADRFGTRRMMLIGLSLFALASLAVLLVSTPTELVAVRAAIGVTAAMTAPGTMALCFRLFDQENLLMRATSLIATVGLVGMAIGPTVGGLILQVLPWQTLLVMNVPIAVLAFVCISRGIPRDDPAKRNTTPLDLPGALLGTATLILVLWTATQVVEEGWRAAIPSMIGTVLSAAAFVVHERRTAHPIFDVELIKRPAVSASLAYEAAMGLGMAAIAYSVSLQLQLVWGWSPAQAALGNLPQVVVLIAVGPFVEKFADRLGTRRAGAIGASAVVAGLLIYGLLGRYDYVFIAVALALTAAGMRVVATIAGVTVMRGLPEDLTSTGAALSDTSQEVAGSIGMAVTGTIVAAAVAGSLTTIGSSAAAAHTFENAVTTATLTLTAICAGLVIWAAKYSVRN; translated from the coding sequence ATGAGCGCCGCGGTTCTGGACGCACGTCCGACTTCCCTGCGGGCCGTGTGGCCCGCCATCCTCGGGCTGTCCGTCGTCTTCCTGGTGGAGATGCTGGACAACTCGATCCTCAGCGTCGCGCTGCCGACCATCGCTCGCGAGCTGCGGGCCGGCGCCACCGACCTGCAATGGATCACGTCGGGGTACTCACTGCTCTTCGGCGGCCTGATGATCGCGTTCGGGGCGATCGCCGACCGATTCGGCACACGCCGCATGATGCTGATCGGCCTCAGCCTGTTCGCCCTGGCGAGCCTCGCCGTGCTGCTCGTGAGCACACCGACCGAGCTGGTGGCGGTCCGCGCCGCGATCGGCGTGACCGCCGCGATGACCGCTCCCGGCACGATGGCGCTCTGCTTCCGCCTGTTCGACCAGGAGAACCTGCTGATGCGGGCCACCTCGCTGATCGCCACGGTCGGGCTGGTCGGCATGGCGATCGGCCCGACGGTCGGCGGCCTGATCCTGCAGGTCCTGCCGTGGCAGACGTTGCTGGTCATGAACGTCCCGATCGCCGTCCTGGCGTTCGTCTGCATCAGCCGCGGCATCCCGCGCGACGACCCCGCGAAGCGCAACACGACGCCGCTCGACCTGCCCGGCGCCCTGCTCGGCACGGCCACGCTGATCCTAGTGCTGTGGACCGCGACCCAGGTCGTCGAAGAGGGCTGGCGGGCCGCGATCCCCTCCATGATCGGCACGGTTCTGAGTGCGGCGGCCTTCGTGGTCCACGAGCGTCGTACCGCACACCCGATCTTCGACGTCGAACTGATCAAGCGTCCGGCCGTCTCGGCGAGCCTCGCCTACGAGGCCGCGATGGGCCTCGGCATGGCGGCGATCGCCTACAGCGTCTCGCTCCAGCTGCAGCTCGTCTGGGGCTGGTCGCCCGCACAGGCCGCGCTCGGCAACCTCCCGCAGGTCGTCGTGCTGATCGCGGTGGGCCCGTTCGTCGAGAAGTTCGCCGACCGGCTGGGCACCCGGCGGGCCGGCGCGATCGGCGCATCGGCAGTGGTCGCAGGCCTGTTGATCTACGGTCTGCTGGGCCGCTACGACTACGTCTTCATCGCCGTGGCACTCGCCCTGACCGCCGCCGGCATGCGGGTGGTCGCCACGATCGCCGGTGTCACCGTGATGCGTGGCCTGCCCGAAGACCTGACGTCGACCGGCGCGGCCCTCAGCGACACCAGCCAGGAAGTGGCGGGCAGCATCGGCATGGCGGTCACCGGCACCATCGTCGCGGCGGCGGTCGCCGGCTCGCTCACCACGATCGGCTCCAGCGCCGCGGCGGCGCACACGTTCGAGAACGCGGTCACCACGGCGACCCTCACGCTCACTGCGATCTGCGCCGGCTTGGTCATCTGGGCGGCGAAATATTCGGTACGGAATTGA